Proteins co-encoded in one Lates calcarifer isolate ASB-BC8 linkage group LG17, TLL_Latcal_v3, whole genome shotgun sequence genomic window:
- the LOC108896957 gene encoding epidermal growth factor receptor substrate 15-like 1 isoform X7, translating to MWGLGLSARMSVALERAGGCVPAATGKMAALTSLTQLSSGNPVYENFYRQVDPGNTGRVGPTEAALFLKKSGLPDITLGKIWDLADPDGKGYLDKQGFYVALRLVACAQSGQDVSLSSLNLTIPPPKFKDTSSPSLSSTASASTELHWAVRPEEKSKFDGIFESLAPVNGLLSGEKVKPVLINSKLPLDVLGKVWDLSDIDKDGHLDKDEFAVAMHLVYRALEKEPVPALLPSALIPPSKRKKSLGSVTSSVPGLPASPPPPKDSLRSTPSHGSMNSLNSTGSLSPKHTLKSGQHSVNWVVPVSDRGRYDDIFLKTDADLDGFVSGQEVKEIFMQSGLSQNVLAHIWALADTRQIGKLTREQFALAMYLIQQKVSKGIDPPQALTADMIPPSERATPVPSMSGYMTPVGSEMAALSEMRRDSSSSVGSGEFTGIKELDDISQEITQLQREKYTLEQDIRETEEAIRYKSAEVQEMQNDLDRETASLQELEAQKQDAQERLEEMDQQKHKLEDMLNEVRMKCQEESQMISTLQSQIHSQESDLQSQEEELSRAKADLGRLQQEENQLEQSLAAGKIQLETIIKSLKATQDEINQARSKLSQIQDSQQEVSKSIEQYNSTFNGTHGGSMTNLADMSEGFSDRENGGFPATVRTAQEDPFKVKPSVFNSQPQELPTDPFHSEDPFITDPFKGDPFQNDPFAKQPSASTDPFGGDPFKETDPFKASSEDFFKKTTKMDPFSTPDPFSKSATLPSKQASHFTSNDPFSSSNPKPRGPDLFGTLDPFGSSSFSSSSNSSAGFADFSHMSKPRDPFEGRASWLPDYQKSVFVDDPFSRKNDTPALPPKKSVPPRPKPPSGKSTPVSMSGTADPSKPCDPFQPFGSDATDPFQSKKGLGDPFSGKDPFAPSSSSIWE from the exons ATGTGGGGGCTAGGTTTGTCCGCTAGGATGAGTGTTGCCTTGGAGAGGGCGGGTGGGTGCGTTCCCGCAGCAACAGGGAAGATGGCAGCTCTCACATCTCTCACCCAG TTGTCAAGTGGGAACCCCGTATATGAGAACTTTTACAGACAG GTGGATCCTGGGAATACAGGGAGAGTAGGACCAACAGAAGCTGCCTTGTTCTTAAAAAAGTCTGGGCTCCCTGACATTACACTGGGAAAG atttggGATTTGGCTGATCCTGATGGCAAAGGCTATCTGGACAAACAG GGGTTTTACGTAGCTCTGCGGCTGGTGGCTTGTGCTCAGAGTGGTCAGGACGTCAGTCTGTCCAGCCTCAACCTCACAATCCCTCCCCCCAAGTTT AAGGACACCAGTAGTCCATCTCTAAGCAGCACAGCTTCTGCCTCCACCGAATTACACTGGGCCGTCAGG cCTGAGGAGAAGAGTAAATTTGATGGGATTTTTGAAAGTTTGGCTCCAGTCAACGGCCTGCTGTCAGGAGAGAAGGTCAAACCAGTCCTAATCAACTCCAAGCTACCTCTGGATGTCCTTGGGAAG GTTTGGGACCTGAGTGACATAGATAAAGATGGCCATCTGGACAAAGATGAGTTTGCAGTG GCCATGCACCTTGTGTACCGGGCCCTGGAGAAAGAGCCTGTTCCTGCACTCCTCCCCTCTGccctcatccctccatctaAGAGGAAGAAGAGTCTGGGCTCAGTGACCAGTTCTGTGCCTGGATTGCCTGCAAGCCCTCCACCACCAAAAGATTCACTACGCTCCACACCCTCCCACGGCAGCATGAATTCACTCAATAGCACTGGCAGCCTGTCACCTAAACACACACTAAAGTCTGGACAG catTCAGTGAACTGGGTGGTCCCAGTATCTGACCGCGGTCGCTATGACGACATCTTCCTGAAGACAGATGCTGACCTGGATGGTTTTGTCAGTGGACAGGAAGTAAAGGAGATCTTCATGCAGTCTGGACTTTCTCAGAATGTCCTTGCCCATATATG GGCTCTGGCAGACACAAGGCAGATAGGCAAGCTGACCAGGGAGCAGTTTGCCCTTGCTATGTATCTCATCCAGCAGAAAGTCAGCAAGGGCATTGACCCTCCACAGGCCCTGACTGCTGACATGATACCCCCCTCTGAGAGAGCCACTCCTGTACCA AGTATGTCAGGATACATGACGCCAGTGGGATCAGAGATGGCTGCTCTGTCTGAGATGAGACGG GACAGCTCTAGCTCAGTGGGTTCAGGGGAGTTCACTGGCATCAAGGAGTTGGATGACATCAGCCAGGAAATAACCCAGTTGCAGAG GGAGAAGTACACTCTTGAGCAGGacatcagagagacagaggaggccATCAGATATAAGAGTGCAGAGGTGCAG gAGATGCAGAATGAcctggacagagagacagccagCCTGCAAGAGCTGGAGGCCCAGAAACAAGATGCTCAGGAGCGTCTGGAGGAGATGGACCAGCAGAAACATAAATTAGAAGACATGCTGAACGAAGTCCGAATGAAGTGCCAGGAGGAGTCTCAGATg ATCTCCACCCTTCAGAGTCAGATCCACTCCCAGGAGTCAGACTTGCAGAGCCAGGAAGAAGAACTGAGCCGGGCAAAAGCTGACCTGGGCcggctgcagcaggaggagaaccAGCTGGAGCAGAGCCTGGCTGCTGGGAAAATCCAACTGGAGACCATCATCAAGTCTTTAAAGGCCACGCAGGACGAGATAAACCAA GCTCGCAGTAAATTGTCCCAGATTCAGGACAGCCAACAGGAAGTGTCTAAAAGTATTGAGCAGTACAACAGCACCTTCAATGGAACCCATGGAGGCAGTATGACCAACCTCGCTGACATGAGTGAGGGcttcagtgacagagagaacGGAGGATTTCCAGCCACGGTGAGAACAGCACAG GAGGATCCATTCAAAGTGAAGCCATCAGTGTTCAACAGCCAGCCTCAGGAGCTTCCCACAGACCCCTTCCACTCTGAAGACCCCTTCATAACTGACCCATTCAAag GTGACCCTTTCCAAAATGACCCCTTTGCAAAGCAGCCATCAGCATCCACAG ATCCTTTTGGAGGAGACCCATTCAAAGAGACAGATCCATTCAAAGCTTCATCAGAAGATTTCTTTAAGAAGACCACAAAGATGGATCCCTTCTCCACACCAGATCCCTTCAGTAAAAGTGCCACATTACCTTCCAAG CAAGCCAGTCACTTCACAAGCAATGACCCATTCTCTTCAAGTAACCCAAAACCCAGAGGACCAG atttgtttGGCACGTTGGACCCATTTGGCAGCAGTTcgttcagcagcagcagtaacagctcCGCTGGATTTGCAGACTTCAGTCACATGTCAAAGCCCAGAGACCCTTTTGAAGGCAGGGCCAGCTGGCTGCCAGACTACCAGAAG TCGGTGTTTGTGGATGACCCATTCAGCAGGAAGAATGACACGCCAGCTCTGCCACCGAAGAAAAGTGTTCCTCCAAGACCCAAACCACCCAGCG
- the LOC108896957 gene encoding epidermal growth factor receptor substrate 15-like 1 isoform X8: protein MWGLGLSARMSVALERAGGCVPAATGKMAALTSLTQLSSGNPVYENFYRQVDPGNTGRVGPTEAALFLKKSGLPDITLGKIWDLADPDGKGYLDKQGFYVALRLVACAQSGQDVSLSSLNLTIPPPKFKDTSSPSLSSTASASTELHWAVRPEEKSKFDGIFESLAPVNGLLSGEKVKPVLINSKLPLDVLGKVWDLSDIDKDGHLDKDEFAVAMHLVYRALEKEPVPALLPSALIPPSKRKKSLGSVTSSVPGLPASPPPPKDSLRSTPSHGSMNSLNSTGSLSPKHTLKSGQHSVNWVVPVSDRGRYDDIFLKTDADLDGFVSGQEVKEIFMQSGLSQNVLAHIWALADTRQIGKLTREQFALAMYLIQQKVSKGIDPPQALTADMIPPSERATPVPSMSGYMTPVGSEMAALSEMRRDSSSSVGSGEFTGIKELDDISQEITQLQREKYTLEQDIRETEEAIRYKSAEVQEMQNDLDRETASLQELEAQKQDAQERLEEMDQQKHKLEDMLNEVRMKCQEESQMISTLQSQIHSQESDLQSQEEELSRAKADLGRLQQEENQLEQSLAAGKIQLETIIKSLKATQDEINQARSKLSQIQDSQQEVSKSIEQYNSTFNGTHGGSMTNLADMSEGFSDRENGGFPATVRTAQKLLKVSQESCSPVGRRDS from the exons ATGTGGGGGCTAGGTTTGTCCGCTAGGATGAGTGTTGCCTTGGAGAGGGCGGGTGGGTGCGTTCCCGCAGCAACAGGGAAGATGGCAGCTCTCACATCTCTCACCCAG TTGTCAAGTGGGAACCCCGTATATGAGAACTTTTACAGACAG GTGGATCCTGGGAATACAGGGAGAGTAGGACCAACAGAAGCTGCCTTGTTCTTAAAAAAGTCTGGGCTCCCTGACATTACACTGGGAAAG atttggGATTTGGCTGATCCTGATGGCAAAGGCTATCTGGACAAACAG GGGTTTTACGTAGCTCTGCGGCTGGTGGCTTGTGCTCAGAGTGGTCAGGACGTCAGTCTGTCCAGCCTCAACCTCACAATCCCTCCCCCCAAGTTT AAGGACACCAGTAGTCCATCTCTAAGCAGCACAGCTTCTGCCTCCACCGAATTACACTGGGCCGTCAGG cCTGAGGAGAAGAGTAAATTTGATGGGATTTTTGAAAGTTTGGCTCCAGTCAACGGCCTGCTGTCAGGAGAGAAGGTCAAACCAGTCCTAATCAACTCCAAGCTACCTCTGGATGTCCTTGGGAAG GTTTGGGACCTGAGTGACATAGATAAAGATGGCCATCTGGACAAAGATGAGTTTGCAGTG GCCATGCACCTTGTGTACCGGGCCCTGGAGAAAGAGCCTGTTCCTGCACTCCTCCCCTCTGccctcatccctccatctaAGAGGAAGAAGAGTCTGGGCTCAGTGACCAGTTCTGTGCCTGGATTGCCTGCAAGCCCTCCACCACCAAAAGATTCACTACGCTCCACACCCTCCCACGGCAGCATGAATTCACTCAATAGCACTGGCAGCCTGTCACCTAAACACACACTAAAGTCTGGACAG catTCAGTGAACTGGGTGGTCCCAGTATCTGACCGCGGTCGCTATGACGACATCTTCCTGAAGACAGATGCTGACCTGGATGGTTTTGTCAGTGGACAGGAAGTAAAGGAGATCTTCATGCAGTCTGGACTTTCTCAGAATGTCCTTGCCCATATATG GGCTCTGGCAGACACAAGGCAGATAGGCAAGCTGACCAGGGAGCAGTTTGCCCTTGCTATGTATCTCATCCAGCAGAAAGTCAGCAAGGGCATTGACCCTCCACAGGCCCTGACTGCTGACATGATACCCCCCTCTGAGAGAGCCACTCCTGTACCA AGTATGTCAGGATACATGACGCCAGTGGGATCAGAGATGGCTGCTCTGTCTGAGATGAGACGG GACAGCTCTAGCTCAGTGGGTTCAGGGGAGTTCACTGGCATCAAGGAGTTGGATGACATCAGCCAGGAAATAACCCAGTTGCAGAG GGAGAAGTACACTCTTGAGCAGGacatcagagagacagaggaggccATCAGATATAAGAGTGCAGAGGTGCAG gAGATGCAGAATGAcctggacagagagacagccagCCTGCAAGAGCTGGAGGCCCAGAAACAAGATGCTCAGGAGCGTCTGGAGGAGATGGACCAGCAGAAACATAAATTAGAAGACATGCTGAACGAAGTCCGAATGAAGTGCCAGGAGGAGTCTCAGATg ATCTCCACCCTTCAGAGTCAGATCCACTCCCAGGAGTCAGACTTGCAGAGCCAGGAAGAAGAACTGAGCCGGGCAAAAGCTGACCTGGGCcggctgcagcaggaggagaaccAGCTGGAGCAGAGCCTGGCTGCTGGGAAAATCCAACTGGAGACCATCATCAAGTCTTTAAAGGCCACGCAGGACGAGATAAACCAA GCTCGCAGTAAATTGTCCCAGATTCAGGACAGCCAACAGGAAGTGTCTAAAAGTATTGAGCAGTACAACAGCACCTTCAATGGAACCCATGGAGGCAGTATGACCAACCTCGCTGACATGAGTGAGGGcttcagtgacagagagaacGGAGGATTTCCAGCCACGGTGAGAACAGCACAG AAGTTGTTAAAGGTGAGCCAGGAGAGCTGCAGCCCGGTCGGGCGGAGAGATAGCTGA
- the LOC108896957 gene encoding epidermal growth factor receptor substrate 15-like 1 isoform X9, whose amino-acid sequence MWGLGLSARMSVALERAGGCVPAATGKMAALTSLTQLSSGNPVYENFYRQVDPGNTGRVGPTEAALFLKKSGLPDITLGKIWDLADPDGKGYLDKQGFYVALRLVACAQSGQDVSLSSLNLTIPPPKFKDTSSPSLSSTASASTELHWAVRPEEKSKFDGIFESLAPVNGLLSGEKVKPVLINSKLPLDVLGKVWDLSDIDKDGHLDKDEFAVAMHLVYRALEKEPVPALLPSALIPPSKRKKSLGSVTSSVPGLPASPPPPKDSLRSTPSHGSMNSLNSTGSLSPKHTLKSGQHSVNWVVPVSDRGRYDDIFLKTDADLDGFVSGQEVKEIFMQSGLSQNVLAHIWALADTRQIGKLTREQFALAMYLIQQKVSKGIDPPQALTADMIPPSERATPVPSMSGYMTPVGSEMAALSEMRRDSSSSVGSGEFTGIKELDDISQEITQLQREKYTLEQDIRETEEAIRYKSAEVQEMQNDLDRETASLQELEAQKQDAQERLEEMDQQKHKLEDMLNEVRMKCQEESQMISTLQSQIHSQESDLQSQEEELSRAKADLGRLQQEENQLEQSLAAGKIQLETIIKSLKATQDEINQARSKLSQIQDSQQEVSKSIEQYNSTFNGTHGGSMTNLADMSEGFSDRENGGFPATVRTAQLLKVSQESCSPVGRRDS is encoded by the exons ATGTGGGGGCTAGGTTTGTCCGCTAGGATGAGTGTTGCCTTGGAGAGGGCGGGTGGGTGCGTTCCCGCAGCAACAGGGAAGATGGCAGCTCTCACATCTCTCACCCAG TTGTCAAGTGGGAACCCCGTATATGAGAACTTTTACAGACAG GTGGATCCTGGGAATACAGGGAGAGTAGGACCAACAGAAGCTGCCTTGTTCTTAAAAAAGTCTGGGCTCCCTGACATTACACTGGGAAAG atttggGATTTGGCTGATCCTGATGGCAAAGGCTATCTGGACAAACAG GGGTTTTACGTAGCTCTGCGGCTGGTGGCTTGTGCTCAGAGTGGTCAGGACGTCAGTCTGTCCAGCCTCAACCTCACAATCCCTCCCCCCAAGTTT AAGGACACCAGTAGTCCATCTCTAAGCAGCACAGCTTCTGCCTCCACCGAATTACACTGGGCCGTCAGG cCTGAGGAGAAGAGTAAATTTGATGGGATTTTTGAAAGTTTGGCTCCAGTCAACGGCCTGCTGTCAGGAGAGAAGGTCAAACCAGTCCTAATCAACTCCAAGCTACCTCTGGATGTCCTTGGGAAG GTTTGGGACCTGAGTGACATAGATAAAGATGGCCATCTGGACAAAGATGAGTTTGCAGTG GCCATGCACCTTGTGTACCGGGCCCTGGAGAAAGAGCCTGTTCCTGCACTCCTCCCCTCTGccctcatccctccatctaAGAGGAAGAAGAGTCTGGGCTCAGTGACCAGTTCTGTGCCTGGATTGCCTGCAAGCCCTCCACCACCAAAAGATTCACTACGCTCCACACCCTCCCACGGCAGCATGAATTCACTCAATAGCACTGGCAGCCTGTCACCTAAACACACACTAAAGTCTGGACAG catTCAGTGAACTGGGTGGTCCCAGTATCTGACCGCGGTCGCTATGACGACATCTTCCTGAAGACAGATGCTGACCTGGATGGTTTTGTCAGTGGACAGGAAGTAAAGGAGATCTTCATGCAGTCTGGACTTTCTCAGAATGTCCTTGCCCATATATG GGCTCTGGCAGACACAAGGCAGATAGGCAAGCTGACCAGGGAGCAGTTTGCCCTTGCTATGTATCTCATCCAGCAGAAAGTCAGCAAGGGCATTGACCCTCCACAGGCCCTGACTGCTGACATGATACCCCCCTCTGAGAGAGCCACTCCTGTACCA AGTATGTCAGGATACATGACGCCAGTGGGATCAGAGATGGCTGCTCTGTCTGAGATGAGACGG GACAGCTCTAGCTCAGTGGGTTCAGGGGAGTTCACTGGCATCAAGGAGTTGGATGACATCAGCCAGGAAATAACCCAGTTGCAGAG GGAGAAGTACACTCTTGAGCAGGacatcagagagacagaggaggccATCAGATATAAGAGTGCAGAGGTGCAG gAGATGCAGAATGAcctggacagagagacagccagCCTGCAAGAGCTGGAGGCCCAGAAACAAGATGCTCAGGAGCGTCTGGAGGAGATGGACCAGCAGAAACATAAATTAGAAGACATGCTGAACGAAGTCCGAATGAAGTGCCAGGAGGAGTCTCAGATg ATCTCCACCCTTCAGAGTCAGATCCACTCCCAGGAGTCAGACTTGCAGAGCCAGGAAGAAGAACTGAGCCGGGCAAAAGCTGACCTGGGCcggctgcagcaggaggagaaccAGCTGGAGCAGAGCCTGGCTGCTGGGAAAATCCAACTGGAGACCATCATCAAGTCTTTAAAGGCCACGCAGGACGAGATAAACCAA GCTCGCAGTAAATTGTCCCAGATTCAGGACAGCCAACAGGAAGTGTCTAAAAGTATTGAGCAGTACAACAGCACCTTCAATGGAACCCATGGAGGCAGTATGACCAACCTCGCTGACATGAGTGAGGGcttcagtgacagagagaacGGAGGATTTCCAGCCACGGTGAGAACAGCACAG TTGTTAAAGGTGAGCCAGGAGAGCTGCAGCCCGGTCGGGCGGAGAGATAGCTGA
- the LOC108896957 gene encoding epidermal growth factor receptor substrate 15-like 1 isoform X10 — translation MWGLGLSARMSVALERAGGCVPAATGKMAALTSLTQLSSGNPVYENFYRQVDPGNTGRVGPTEAALFLKKSGLPDITLGKIWDLADPDGKGYLDKQGFYVALRLVACAQSGQDVSLSSLNLTIPPPKFKDTSSPSLSSTASASTELHWAVRPEEKSKFDGIFESLAPVNGLLSGEKVKPVLINSKLPLDVLGKVWDLSDIDKDGHLDKDEFAVAMHLVYRALEKEPVPALLPSALIPPSKRKKSLGSVTSSVPGLPASPPPPKDSLRSTPSHGSMNSLNSTGSLSPKHTLKSGQHSVNWVVPVSDRGRYDDIFLKTDADLDGFVSGQEVKEIFMQSGLSQNVLAHIWALADTRQIGKLTREQFALAMYLIQQKVSKGIDPPQALTADMIPPSERATPVPSMSGYMTPVGSEMAALSEMRRDSSSSVGSGEFTGIKELDDISQEITQLQREKYTLEQDIRETEEAIRYKSAEVQEMQNDLDRETASLQELEAQKQDAQERLEEMDQQKHKLEDMLNEVRMKCQEESQMISTLQSQIHSQESDLQSQEEELSRAKADLGRLQQEENQLEQSLAAGKIQLETIIKSLKATQDEINQARSKLSQIQDSQQEVSKSIEQYNSTFNGTHGGSMTNLADMSEGFSDRENGGFPATP, via the exons ATGTGGGGGCTAGGTTTGTCCGCTAGGATGAGTGTTGCCTTGGAGAGGGCGGGTGGGTGCGTTCCCGCAGCAACAGGGAAGATGGCAGCTCTCACATCTCTCACCCAG TTGTCAAGTGGGAACCCCGTATATGAGAACTTTTACAGACAG GTGGATCCTGGGAATACAGGGAGAGTAGGACCAACAGAAGCTGCCTTGTTCTTAAAAAAGTCTGGGCTCCCTGACATTACACTGGGAAAG atttggGATTTGGCTGATCCTGATGGCAAAGGCTATCTGGACAAACAG GGGTTTTACGTAGCTCTGCGGCTGGTGGCTTGTGCTCAGAGTGGTCAGGACGTCAGTCTGTCCAGCCTCAACCTCACAATCCCTCCCCCCAAGTTT AAGGACACCAGTAGTCCATCTCTAAGCAGCACAGCTTCTGCCTCCACCGAATTACACTGGGCCGTCAGG cCTGAGGAGAAGAGTAAATTTGATGGGATTTTTGAAAGTTTGGCTCCAGTCAACGGCCTGCTGTCAGGAGAGAAGGTCAAACCAGTCCTAATCAACTCCAAGCTACCTCTGGATGTCCTTGGGAAG GTTTGGGACCTGAGTGACATAGATAAAGATGGCCATCTGGACAAAGATGAGTTTGCAGTG GCCATGCACCTTGTGTACCGGGCCCTGGAGAAAGAGCCTGTTCCTGCACTCCTCCCCTCTGccctcatccctccatctaAGAGGAAGAAGAGTCTGGGCTCAGTGACCAGTTCTGTGCCTGGATTGCCTGCAAGCCCTCCACCACCAAAAGATTCACTACGCTCCACACCCTCCCACGGCAGCATGAATTCACTCAATAGCACTGGCAGCCTGTCACCTAAACACACACTAAAGTCTGGACAG catTCAGTGAACTGGGTGGTCCCAGTATCTGACCGCGGTCGCTATGACGACATCTTCCTGAAGACAGATGCTGACCTGGATGGTTTTGTCAGTGGACAGGAAGTAAAGGAGATCTTCATGCAGTCTGGACTTTCTCAGAATGTCCTTGCCCATATATG GGCTCTGGCAGACACAAGGCAGATAGGCAAGCTGACCAGGGAGCAGTTTGCCCTTGCTATGTATCTCATCCAGCAGAAAGTCAGCAAGGGCATTGACCCTCCACAGGCCCTGACTGCTGACATGATACCCCCCTCTGAGAGAGCCACTCCTGTACCA AGTATGTCAGGATACATGACGCCAGTGGGATCAGAGATGGCTGCTCTGTCTGAGATGAGACGG GACAGCTCTAGCTCAGTGGGTTCAGGGGAGTTCACTGGCATCAAGGAGTTGGATGACATCAGCCAGGAAATAACCCAGTTGCAGAG GGAGAAGTACACTCTTGAGCAGGacatcagagagacagaggaggccATCAGATATAAGAGTGCAGAGGTGCAG gAGATGCAGAATGAcctggacagagagacagccagCCTGCAAGAGCTGGAGGCCCAGAAACAAGATGCTCAGGAGCGTCTGGAGGAGATGGACCAGCAGAAACATAAATTAGAAGACATGCTGAACGAAGTCCGAATGAAGTGCCAGGAGGAGTCTCAGATg ATCTCCACCCTTCAGAGTCAGATCCACTCCCAGGAGTCAGACTTGCAGAGCCAGGAAGAAGAACTGAGCCGGGCAAAAGCTGACCTGGGCcggctgcagcaggaggagaaccAGCTGGAGCAGAGCCTGGCTGCTGGGAAAATCCAACTGGAGACCATCATCAAGTCTTTAAAGGCCACGCAGGACGAGATAAACCAA GCTCGCAGTAAATTGTCCCAGATTCAGGACAGCCAACAGGAAGTGTCTAAAAGTATTGAGCAGTACAACAGCACCTTCAATGGAACCCATGGAGGCAGTATGACCAACCTCGCTGACATGAGTGAGGGcttcagtgacagagagaacGGAGGATTTCCAGCCACG CCCTAG